The window GATACTAAGTTTCTGTTTTCTATTATATCTAGCTCAGAATTATTAGCCTTAGAAGCACCGAACATAATTTCAAAAGTAGTTCCCTTACCTAATTCACTTTCTACATGAATAGTTCCGTTCATCTCTTTGATAAAATTGAATACTACCAACATTCCGAGTCCAGTACCTTTGTCTCCTTTTGTAGAAAAATAAGGTTCCCCAAGATGTGAAACTTGTTCTGGTGTCATACCAATACCATTATCCTGAATGCGAATACGGACTTGTTTATAATCGGTATTAACCTCTAAAAGTAACACTCCCCCATTTGGCATTGATTCAATTGCATTTTTGATCAAATTAATAAAACACTGATGAAACTTTTGTTGATTGGCTTGAATAATATGTGATTCGGAAAAATACTGATTTATATAAACCTTGTTCGCCTTGGCTGATGGCACTAATAGTTTTAGGACATTATAAAGTTCAAGCTCTACATGGATGGGCTGTAATGCATCTTTTTCTTGTTTTGCTAAGGCTAAATAATTTTCCACAACTCTCTCAGCTGATTTAAGTTCATTTCGGATGATTGATAAGTATTGGGTTTGGGTTTCTAAAGAAGTAGATTGTGACTGTAAAAGTTGAACAAATCCAATGGCTGCGGTTAAAGGATTCCTGATTTCATGTGAAATAGTTGCTCCCATTTGTTCTATAGCCTTGTATTTTTTTGTTTCTAACAGATAATTTTTCAATTGAATACTTTTATTAACCTCTTCCATTAAAAAAGCAAGTATCCCAATGCCTATAGATTGGATGAATAGTTCTGCAAACCAAACATCTAGAAGCTGATAGTCTACATGTAGTATATTAAAAAAAACTATCTTTACTAAGCTTATGCATAAAGAAATTTGCACTAATAGTTGAATACGTTTTCTGGATGGTTGCCCTAAAAACCAAGGTGATATTTTCCATAATAATAGTCCACAAAACGAACTGAATATACAAGACGTCCAGAATCCTAGGTCAATACCAATGAAAATAGCGTGTAAAGCTATTGTAATTACAGTTAAAAGTGGACTAAGTCCTACATAAAGAATGCCAATTATAAAAGGAACATATCGCAAGTCTAAATGGAGTTCTTCTTGTAGCGGGTAACTAAAAGCAAAACAAATGATTAGACTACAAACTAAATAAACGCCAAATATTATTTTAGCGGGTATTTTGTTATTTTCTCCATTAATCCAAGCAAATCCTAATAATTGGAGAGCAGCTAACAAGGAAAGATTGAATATGAAATTCATAGTTATTTCCATAGACCGATCGCTCCTTATATAAAATGTGTATAGGTAAAGAATTATTACTAACTATAGTTGTCGATTCTCCTTTACCCTTTGTGAAGGAATTGGAAACGATATTTGGATAATTGTACCTAACTTAGCTGGACTATTTATATGAATTTTACCAGACATTGGATGGATAATACTTTTAGCAACCATAATATTAAAGGATTGATTTGGTGCATTACTCATAGTAGAAAAATAGGATTCTTCCATCAGCCTCATTGTAAATTATTGTAGGTTAATAGTACTATTGTATAACCAATTATACAACAGAATAATTAGAAGGTTTTGGAAAAACAAAAAAAACTCAAGTACATGGTTCAAACTGTCCAAGTACTTGAGCGTTATTAGTTTTTGTTGAAAAAGGTGATAAGTTGTTTCTTAGTAGGGGCTTGAATTTTGTAGGTTAACTCTCGATCACCGCTGTTTTCAATACGTGGAATGATTGACTCTATTACATTGAATTTCCAAAAGGATGGTTTACTTTTTGTACTTTTTTCCGTATCTTTTGTCATCATTTTACGTTGAAATGGGTGTAGCTTAGCCATCAAAAATTTTTCTTTTATGCGTATCAATAAGTAACCTTCGTCTGTTTCAGGATTGAACTTTTTCATTAGGGATTCACCTAACTCGAACGTATTCGATTTGTTTTGAACAGATGGTGATAGAACTAAAATATTCCCTTTGCGGAACAATGCTGTATTCGACACTTGCTTGAGACCTAAATCATTAATAAGAAAATCTAAGTTCACTTGAGACGCTTCGCTAGCGACTGACATATTCCATACCTCCTCAACATTTACAGACTCCTATGTTAAGTATACCCTATTTTCCCTAGGAAATCTTAGTTACACTAAGAATTGCTTGATATTTTTTGAAATATTTATAAAACTGTTGTGTATTTTCTTATCTATTTTTGATTAAACCTTAAATTCCTCTTACTTTCATGTTAAAATAAGCACTTACCAAAAGAGAAGGAAGTGTTAAGTATGGTAGGTCGAAATGATCCTTGTCCATGTGGTAGTGGAAAAAAATACAAAAAGTGCTGCGAGTCAAAGCAGACTGATTCAATAGAAGAGGTACAAACAGAGGAACTGGAACGAATATTGCAATCTTTTTATGACCTCTATCCAGAGCGTAAAGATATGGAAGAATATGCGGATCTTGTGAGTGCTTGGAGCAAAAAGATAGGTGACTATTTAGACATAGAAATGATTGAAGCTATCGTAATGGATGAGTTCTTTTTCCATTATAAACAGGAGATATGGTTAGGCTATCTTGAAAAGCAAAAGAAAAAAACGGTACGACCTTCTACATTAAATGTTTTGAGTCAATGGCAAAATCCATCGGTTTTTGTTGGGAAAGTGGTAGAAGTAGATGATCACTATATGACTGTTTCCCACGTACTCACGAAAGAGAGCATTTTGCTTAGACGAGAAAGTGATAAGCCTGTGCCTGTTGGAGTTCATGTATACTGTTTCATCTTGCCAGATGGCTCTAACAAAGAAAATCAGTATTTAGCTATTTCTAGTTTAGTATTCTTCCCGGTTGATCATCAGGAAGTTTTTGATAAAATAGAAAAACAATTTGAAAAACAAGAGACCCTATCAGCTTCAGCCTTTTTAAAGGAAACGGGAGCAACCTTATGGAAATTGCTTGGAGAAAATGGCTATGAAGGCGGAGAGTATACACACTTTGAAGTCGGAGTATTACAAGTAGCGATAGATTTCTTAGAGAAAAACAATCGTGAATATGGCAAGTTTATAGAGATAGTGGAAGATTATTTAGTGGAGCAACAGCCAAATGCACGCAAGGAAGTTGCGATTGCAGCCGGAGCCATTCGATTTGGTCAAGAAAATGGATTATTTGAACCTTTTAATATGACTATAAAAGAAATTGCAGAGACTTTTGAAGTTTCCACCGCTTCTTTAAATAAGTATTACAATGATTTAACAGAGTATTACAAAGGAAAATAGTTTAAGTATAAAAGGTCACCGCTTATTGAGTTTTAATAAGCGGTGACCTTTTTATATTTTGTCAGAAATAAATATGTTATTTCTGATTTTTTAATTATGTAGTTCTTTTATGCTATATTTTCTAGTAGGTCTTTTAGCTGTTTATAAAAAATTATACAACACTATAGATAAATTAATGAGGAGAGATGAAGAAATGAAAAAAACTAAGAGTATTTCGAAAAAATTGTCTGCTATAATAGTAGGACTATTTTTAGTGTTATTTCTAATATATTCAACAGTGACAAGTACTATTTTATATAACCAAAGTATGAAAGATGCTGAGAGCTCGACAATGGTGGATGCCAAACTTGCGGCCTCTTTAATAGGTGATCGCTTTCAAAAAGTAAGTGAAATGTTATATACAACGAAAAATGTAATAGAACTATCGGAAAGAAACAACCGGCTTTTGGGAGAAGAATTAGTGCAAATTCTACAAACAAATTTAGAGAATAACGATGACGTTTTTGGTGTCTCATTACTATTAGAGAGCGGTGTGATAGAAGGCGAAACATTACCAAGTAATCTTAAGGATAGTTCCGATCGATTTATTCCCTATCTATTTAAAAGTGGAACATCTATTGTGACGGAGAAACTTATGAATTATGACGACAAAGATGTAGCTTGGTACAATGTTCCTAAAAATGAAAAACGAGCTATTTTGACAGAGCCATATATGTACGAATTAGCAGGAGAGTCAGTCCCCATGACTACTATAGCAGTGCCTTTATTAACAAATGAGGGGACTTTCTTCGGTGTTATCACAGCTGACTTAACAATCGACTTTTTAGGAGAGGTAGTTACAACGATTGCTCCTCCAGGTGGCTATGCCAGTGTTATTACAAATGAAGGTATATTAATAGTAAATAGTATTAATGACAAGATGAATGGGTCCAATATGGAAGATGCAATAGATTGGTCAGGAGTAAAGAAGGATCTAGATAGTGGACATGAAGGAAGTTTGTACGTGGATTCAAAATCATTAAAGGAACAAGCATTTAATGCATTTGCTCCAATGGTTCTAGAAGGTACAGATGAAACTTGGTCCATTCAATTGGTTTTACCAAAGTCCAAAATACTAGATACATTCAGCCAAATATTATTTGTAAATATTATAGGTGCCATTATTATGGTGATATTGATGGCGGCGGTGTCCGTCTGGTTTATCTTTAGACAATTAAGGCCATTGAAATTTTTACGAGAATCTATTGAACTTGCTGCTACTGGGGATTTAACAAGAAAAGTTGACGATGTATATATTAAACCAGATGAAATAGGAGCTGTTGCATCTGCTTATAATAATATGCTAGTTAAAACGAACGATGCAATACACACTGTTTTAGGTTCTTCTACACTTTTGTATAAAACTTCTAATAGTGTACATGAGGTGTTTGATGAAGTAGTAGCATCTAGCGAAGAGGTTTCTATAGCAACTAATGAGATTGCGCAAGGAGCGGCTAAGCAATCAGAAGATACAGAAGAAACAAATCATCTTATGATGCAGTTATCAGATCAAATTGAATCATTAATAACGATTTCTGCTCAAATGGATGAGTTATCTTTGAAAACTAAAGTATCAACTGAAGACGGCATAAAAGAAGTAATTAGACTACGAGAACAGAATACACAGACAAACGAAATTAATAGTAAGGTGCAAACGCAAATAGAAACATTGACATTGAATATTGGCAATATCAATCAAGTGATTGGATCTATTCAAGGTATAACAGAGCAAACGAATCTGCTAGCTTTAAATGCAAGTATAGAAGCGGCTCGTGCTGGTGAACACGGGAAAGGGTTTGCGGTAGTTGCAGAGGAAGTTAGAAAACTTGCAGAACAATCGAAGCGAGAAACAGAAGTGATTAAACAGATTGTGCAAGGAATCATGCTAGAATCTAAGCAAACAGTTTCGATCATTACTGAAAATGTGGAAATGATGCAAGCACAAAATCAATCAGTGCGTAGCACGGAAGTAGCATTTAATAATAATAAAGCATTAACTGCAGATATTGAGTTAGCAATCAATCAATTAGTAGACGAATTAAGTAGTATGTTAGAGAACAAAAATAATGCCATTATGGCAATACAAAATATATCAGCTATATCGGAAGAAACTGCAGCTTCAGCAGAACAAGTTAGTGCGTCTGCAAATGATCAACAAACTGAGTTAGAAAGGGTAGGAAACTCTATAACTCATATGAATACTATTGCCGAAGAATTACAAGAGGTAGTAAATCGATTTAAATTATAATAAAAACATAATATATATTAGGAGTAGAGAAAGTGACTTAGTCATATTCTCTACTCTTTTTAGTGTCTGACATTGTCTAAAGATAGATTTATTTGCAACTGCAATTTATTGTATCGTTTCAACGAGTCTGCAAAATGACGTATTTCACTGGGAACCACTCTTGTCATAGACTGTAGAAAGTATCAGTTGTCATATAGCACACAATAACATAGAAATTTTCCCATTCTGAAAGTAAACAAAAAAGAGCATATTTATCTAATATCTAAGGCAAGTAAGTTTATCAAGAATGTGATCAAATGACATTACAACGGAAGTAAAAGTCTCAAGAGAAAAATACTCATATTTTATAAACGTTTTTCTATGAGTTTTCAGAATGGACAACACCTATCATTATTCTAAGTGCTCTTGACACTTATATCTTATTGAGTGTCTTCAGAATACATCCATCTAGAAATGTATTTTTCAATATATTAAAGCCGACCTTATTTTAGAAGGTCGGCTTTAATAGCAAATTATAAGTATAAAGTAAGGAATGGAAGGTCTCCTATAATTAAAGGTCTAATTAAACAATCCGCCTAAGAGACTCTTGCTTTTTGTTGAATTACTGAATGTATTATCTGCTTTCGTTCCGCGGATAGGAGTATTAGTAAAGCTATTAAATTGTTTAGCGAGTTTATCTCGTGATCCTTTATTTCTCATTAAAAATGCTGCTCCGAGACCTAGTGCGGTTAGTGCCATTTTGTTTTTATTCATAATAGTTTCCTCCTTATATTATCTTGATACGAATTGTTTTCCCATATTTTTGGATGTTAAACTATCGATTGGCTGATGTTTAATATTAGAAATAAAAGGATAAACAATTTAAAACATATTAAAGGGAGTGTTACAATGACAAAAAAGCACCCAGTGGATAAAGAAAAACAAGATATTTCAGGACGTATTATGGATAATCCTGATTTATTAAATACTGAAAAAGAAAGTATTTTTGATAAGGATGAGGATATGAAGACAGTCGATCCTATCCCGGTAGAAGAGTTAAATGAAAAGGTGAAAGATGAAAAAGATAAGCGAGGTACTAAGTCTACCTCTGCGAGTGAAGAGCGTTATCCAGGATAATTTTCCATGAGTTGTTTATTTTCGCTAAACAATGGTGATAATTTATATGATAAAGTAATCATTAAATGGAGGAGTGCTTCAGAATGAGAATAAAAAAATATCCATTACTTAGTAGTGCTATTATCTCATCTGCCCTATTATTAGGGGCTTGTGGAGATAAGGAAGAAGTGACCAAAACACCTGATAAAGATACAGCTCAAAGTGAATTTGGTTTTCAGTCATTTGAATTGGATATAGATACGGCAGATCAAAAGGATGCAATTGATGCTTCTTTTGATATTGATATATCAGAAACAGAGGCCGAGTACGTTAACCAATTAGAATCCATAAACCTTACTGGCGATGATGCCTATGCAGAGTTGGAGCCTATCTTTAAAGATCTTGCTTTAACAAAAGATATGAGTAAGGAAGAAGTGATAGAAAAAGTTACTCAAGCATTTGGAGTAGAGGAGTATACTGAATTCGAGTTAGAAGTAGAATTCTCGGACGGAGATACGCAAGAATTTACTGACAGAAAATAAAAGATATAAGCCTTGGGAGACGATGAAAGTCGTTTCTTGAGGCTTTTTTAAAGAATAAGAAAGTATAAAACTTTGTGCCTTGTGCTCAGATATCCAGGTACTTTGAAGAATCAATTCTATACAATGATACTGCTGACTTTCGTTTCAAGTAGACGCTTTCCGCGGACGTTGCCTCTGCCTCCTCGCTTCGTTACGGGGTCTTCGCCTAACGCTTTCCCCGTTGGAGTAGCCATCTTCCGCTTCAATCAATAAAGGGTGTATTACTCATCGATAAGATTTTCTTAGTATATCTATAGCAACAAGTCTGTCAAAAGCCTACCGAAAACGATAGAAACAGGTTTTGACATTAAAGGGCGCTTGTACTTTTCTTACTTAAATAACCGTATGTACTAGAATAATTACTTTTTTATTACAAAGTGATTAACAATAGCTACATAGTGTTTAGGTTCAATCGTAAGGGGGGATGTATGGAATAAGACTAATTTTGAGGAGGCAACACCATGAACATTGAATCGAATAGACGAATTGAATTTGCTCGTACGGAAGAAGAAATGTATGAAAAATTGGAGGGCCTACAAAATCAAGGTTATGCAGAAAGTGATATACATGTAATTTCAACTGAAAATGCACATTTAAATACACTTAGTCGTCATTCAGAAGTTTCTACACATGAAGCTGGAACATTTATGGACAAGTTCAAATCCTGGTTTACTGGTGAAGATGCAGTAGCAGAAGGATTAAGAAAATTAGATTTAAGTGAAGAGGAAAGAACAAGATATGCGGAGGAAGTAGCAAGAGGAAGTATTGTCCTCTACACAGATGTCCTGACGTTTAACGATGAACCGATGTACGGTTCTCATGAAAATGAATTTGATCAAGAGTATACAGATACGGTTGGTACAGATATGGTACAAAATCGTTTTATGGAAAACGAAGAACCGATTAGTGACTATGCTAAGGAGCAAGGATTAACACCATCTAATAATAAGTTCGTAAATGAAACAGATGGACGCTTTGATGAACCTCAGGATCGCTTCGCACGTGGAGAGACCTTTGCAACTGATCCATACTTAGCTCGAGAAGAGGATCATATTGGACACTCTATGCAGGAAGACAGGGTGGTTAGAGAAACTCGTCCAAAGATTGAGGGAAATGTTACGATGGAAGAAAAAACATACGGCACGCAATCTCCGGGAGCCGATCCGAATCTAGGTCCAGCAGCATATGCGAGCGAAACAGTAGATGAAGAAGAGGAAAGATTCTCTCATGATCAGTATGAAGAGAAATTGGAATTTCAAAAGAAATTAGATGATATTCCTCCTACTAATCGACTATATTAAACTTCACTAAACTAATAGAACCTCTCTTTTGAGAGGTTCTTCTTTGCATTCTCTTATGAGATAATAAGAGTCAATCTAACAAAACGAGGTGACGTAAAAATGGACTTTGTAGCTATCGATTTTGAAACAGCTAATAACCTACGTTCGAGTGTTTGCTCGGTAGGAATTGTGCAAGTTAAGAACGGGAAAATATATCGAGAAATACAATCCTTAATAAATCCTTTAAGTGAATTTCATTATTATAATACAAAAATTCATGGGATTACCGAATATATGGTCCATAGTGCACCAACCTTTGAAGAATTTTGGCCAAATGTGAAAAATCTTATTGAAGGTCAAGTTGTCATTGCACATAATGCAAGTTTTGACATGGGGGTTTTACAGGAATCATTACGTCAATTTCATGAACCCTCTCCGAGCTTTGAATATGGGTGCTCTTATCGAATTGCTAAAAAGGTTTGGCCTCAGCTATACAATCATAAGCTCTCCACTGTAGCAAGTTATTTGGGTATAGCCTTAAGGCACCATGATGCCCTAGAGGATGCTCGCGCCGCCGCTATCATTACAATAGAAGCGATGCAGAAAACCCAAACAAATACAGTTCAACAATTGGCAAAACTACATAATGTGAAAATAAGCTCATCGATTCAAACTAAGAAACAATCCCCATCCAAGCGAAGTAGCAAATCAGACGTGACTATAGAATTTTTGGAACCTGAAAGTACAGCGCTAAATTCTAAGCATCCATTTTATAGAGCACAAATTGTTTTCACGGGAAGAATGCTTTCTATGACAAGGTCGAAAGCAGCACAACTTGCAGTGAATTGTGGAGCA is drawn from Psychrobacillus sp. INOP01 and contains these coding sequences:
- a CDS encoding HAMP domain-containing sensor histidine kinase; translated protein: MEITMNFIFNLSLLAALQLLGFAWINGENNKIPAKIIFGVYLVCSLIICFAFSYPLQEELHLDLRYVPFIIGILYVGLSPLLTVITIALHAIFIGIDLGFWTSCIFSSFCGLLLWKISPWFLGQPSRKRIQLLVQISLCISLVKIVFFNILHVDYQLLDVWFAELFIQSIGIGILAFLMEEVNKSIQLKNYLLETKKYKAIEQMGATISHEIRNPLTAAIGFVQLLQSQSTSLETQTQYLSIIRNELKSAERVVENYLALAKQEKDALQPIHVELELYNVLKLLVPSAKANKVYINQYFSESHIIQANQQKFHQCFINLIKNAIESMPNGGVLLLEVNTDYKQVRIRIQDNGIGMTPEQVSHLGEPYFSTKGDKGTGLGMLVVFNFIKEMNGTIHVESELGKGTTFEIMFGASKANNSELDIIENRNLVSI
- a CDS encoding YecA family protein, producing MVGRNDPCPCGSGKKYKKCCESKQTDSIEEVQTEELERILQSFYDLYPERKDMEEYADLVSAWSKKIGDYLDIEMIEAIVMDEFFFHYKQEIWLGYLEKQKKKTVRPSTLNVLSQWQNPSVFVGKVVEVDDHYMTVSHVLTKESILLRRESDKPVPVGVHVYCFILPDGSNKENQYLAISSLVFFPVDHQEVFDKIEKQFEKQETLSASAFLKETGATLWKLLGENGYEGGEYTHFEVGVLQVAIDFLEKNNREYGKFIEIVEDYLVEQQPNARKEVAIAAGAIRFGQENGLFEPFNMTIKEIAETFEVSTASLNKYYNDLTEYYKGK
- a CDS encoding methyl-accepting chemotaxis protein; its protein translation is MKKTKSISKKLSAIIVGLFLVLFLIYSTVTSTILYNQSMKDAESSTMVDAKLAASLIGDRFQKVSEMLYTTKNVIELSERNNRLLGEELVQILQTNLENNDDVFGVSLLLESGVIEGETLPSNLKDSSDRFIPYLFKSGTSIVTEKLMNYDDKDVAWYNVPKNEKRAILTEPYMYELAGESVPMTTIAVPLLTNEGTFFGVITADLTIDFLGEVVTTIAPPGGYASVITNEGILIVNSINDKMNGSNMEDAIDWSGVKKDLDSGHEGSLYVDSKSLKEQAFNAFAPMVLEGTDETWSIQLVLPKSKILDTFSQILFVNIIGAIIMVILMAAVSVWFIFRQLRPLKFLRESIELAATGDLTRKVDDVYIKPDEIGAVASAYNNMLVKTNDAIHTVLGSSTLLYKTSNSVHEVFDEVVASSEEVSIATNEIAQGAAKQSEDTEETNHLMMQLSDQIESLITISAQMDELSLKTKVSTEDGIKEVIRLREQNTQTNEINSKVQTQIETLTLNIGNINQVIGSIQGITEQTNLLALNASIEAARAGEHGKGFAVVAEEVRKLAEQSKRETEVIKQIVQGIMLESKQTVSIITENVEMMQAQNQSVRSTEVAFNNNKALTADIELAINQLVDELSSMLENKNNAIMAIQNISAISEETAASAEQVSASANDQQTELERVGNSITHMNTIAEELQEVVNRFKL
- a CDS encoding YusW family protein, which produces MRIKKYPLLSSAIISSALLLGACGDKEEVTKTPDKDTAQSEFGFQSFELDIDTADQKDAIDASFDIDISETEAEYVNQLESINLTGDDAYAELEPIFKDLALTKDMSKEEVIEKVTQAFGVEEYTEFELEVEFSDGDTQEFTDRK
- a CDS encoding general stress protein, which encodes MNIESNRRIEFARTEEEMYEKLEGLQNQGYAESDIHVISTENAHLNTLSRHSEVSTHEAGTFMDKFKSWFTGEDAVAEGLRKLDLSEEERTRYAEEVARGSIVLYTDVLTFNDEPMYGSHENEFDQEYTDTVGTDMVQNRFMENEEPISDYAKEQGLTPSNNKFVNETDGRFDEPQDRFARGETFATDPYLAREEDHIGHSMQEDRVVRETRPKIEGNVTMEEKTYGTQSPGADPNLGPAAYASETVDEEEERFSHDQYEEKLEFQKKLDDIPPTNRLY
- a CDS encoding exonuclease domain-containing protein — protein: MDFVAIDFETANNLRSSVCSVGIVQVKNGKIYREIQSLINPLSEFHYYNTKIHGITEYMVHSAPTFEEFWPNVKNLIEGQVVIAHNASFDMGVLQESLRQFHEPSPSFEYGCSYRIAKKVWPQLYNHKLSTVASYLGIALRHHDALEDARAAAIITIEAMQKTQTNTVQQLAKLHNVKISSSIQTKKQSPSKRSSKSDVTIEFLEPESTALNSKHPFYRAQIVFTGRMLSMTRSKAAQLAVNCGAICKGTVDHQTNYLVVGDNDLAKYLQGIKSTKMQKVEVMIQQGLPIEIVGEQDFLRLVRYPM